CACTATTTTGTTCTCTGATAAAGTTTATGCAATCAACAATGCCTCGTAAAATTTCAAGTACAATTAACCTGCAAGATCATATACTATATTGGTAAAAATCAAATAATCCACCATATACAGGTTAAAGTACCAATCCTTGGTCTACAGCAACACACATGTATCCACCTTGATGAACCCACTGATCACAAGCGCCTCCTTGTGTCTAATCCAGATGAATATACACGAATTGATTCTATAAGCATGCAAAAGCTACATGTTCGAGATTGAATTCTGAGTACCATTTGTTGATAAAACAGAGAAAGAGAACAAATGGTTAGCATAAGCAAAATCTTCGTTCCCAGAAAGcttatacggagtataataAGATGGTGCATGAAAATGCACACAATAAAGGACTTTCAGTGTCGCAAAAATCCTGTATCCATGGGAACTGAAGTTGGAACTTAGAATTGTGATGATTTTTCCAAGATAATCCATCAGGTATTGTTCTAGCAGATGCGAAATGAATCATGGAGAATGCTAAGTAGTAACTGTTAATGTATTTCATACACAGCTTAGCCCCAGCCTTCAGATACATCATGTGAGCTATCTACCATTGCACACTAAGCGTGTTATCACAACTTTCTTTCCTACCATCACTACCAACGCTTTTATTTTAACACTTAATCAAGGGTTAGCTTACTACCAAAAACCACTGTATGGCAGACTGCATAATATACATGATTTTGTAAAAGGCAAATAACATAATCCTACTCCTAAAAAGGGGAAATCAATGAGCATTCTGCAACAATCAATTCCCTAGTTGCTGCAAAGCTAAAATCCTCATATTTTCTCTGCTCCACAATACAATAACCGTCATACTCATGCATATGATGAACTGCAGCCGCACAACTGTGTCAGACCTCGCGTTTTTTGCTGCCTCCCTGAGCTCTGCAAATCCTCCTGCAAGCACACGAATTATCCTCATCTGGCCATTGGCTTTGGTACCTCACATGGGAGAGTGCAGGCCACCGTTGACAACCACAAAGCAATTAGCTCGCTCGGTCGCTCCCCTGTGCTTCTTCTCCCGTTCGTCCACTCTGCACGATGGAAAATGAGATCGCTCGGTGGCTGCGAACGGGATCTGCAAACCTGGGTGTCAGGCCGGTTATTGGAAAGGAGGAGTATGACGGGGGGGATACAAGGACTCGATGGCGGGCGCAGCGCGGCTCCATGACTCCATCCATTGGGGACCCAGGTCGGGGGCCCTACCGCGGGATCGGTCCCATCACTGCGAGCGGCGCGTGGGGAGGGGGTCTGGCGGCAGCAGGCGCGggcgagcacggcggcgggccAGGCTGGCGGCGCCAAGGCAAGGCAGCGGCGGGCCTCCTTGTCCTATCAAGAGGTTGCATTGTTCGTGGACAACAATAGGAAGAGGTCACGTGATTAGCGCGCGGAGCAGCGTTGGAGAGAGGGTCGGGAGAACAGAAGAAAGTGGGCCGTTTGATTAGCGCGTATGGATGATtcagattttattttcctgcCAAGTTGGTGCCTTTATAAGTATATAAGTAGACATTCGTTTGGGGTTgttttaagtcaaactttgtcAACTTTGACCGACTTGTAGAAAAAACCAAAACACCAAGCTATTATCATTAGGACTACTATTAagtatattttcatattgCATTGGTTCGGTATTACATATGTTGGTATTTTTATCTATAAGATCGGTCAAAATTGACGAAGTTTGAATTAGGACAAACCCAAATGTGCAGATATTTAGAAACGGGCTTCAATTTTGTGGCAGTTTTCATTACTTCACAGCATTTCAGACCAAATGTAAACATTCAAGTCTATCTTGAAGACACTACGATATGAAACTTCATAGGAGATGACGTCAGTGTGTTGCTAGTGTTTTGGAACTCTGCTCTATGCCCATATGGTTTGAATATTGTAGTGTCCTAATAAGGTGTCTACAACGAACCTCCTGTGCGCCTGTATAATTGGACTGTACACTAAGCGAATAACTCCAGCCATCTACAGAGCTGAAAGATACATTTGGTGTATACGTGCCATATATTATGGAAAAATAATATTGCGTAATTTTGCCAGGTAAAGCAGATCACCAGGGCCTTTAAGATGGTGGATGGGGAGCTCTCGTACGTTGTTCAGATGGCAACAATCACAAACAGTCTACAGCCACATCTGAAAGCCCTTCTCAAGAGGATTTGAGATATCTCCTCGAGTCCAGTGGAATCTATGTTTTGAAGAATGATATTTGAGTATTTCTTAGTAAGTTTGGTACTTAAAAGTCAAATTTGACTTAACTAGAAATACCCTTCTTCCAAACTTACATTACGGGAACCTGCTCGTAGGAGCATGATATGTACGAAAACAAATGACATTCATTTCTGACCTGTAGTAAGAGATATTACAGGGCTCTTAACTTGTATACATTTTCTTGGAGATGTTGCTATGTAGACAAATGCTTTAGGAAATTTTCATTCAGTGCGTCCGTGGGGTAGAGATTACAACGCATTTGCTGTGACCCGTGTTATTGTATTATAGATGATAAATCACGAGTTAAGGTACCACAAAAACAACAGTAAGTAAAAGACCAAGTAGGTAACACAAAACGAGCACAGCATAACAGATCCACCAACGAAGGTTGCAATATCGACCAAGTACAAACTGTAGCATCATGCTTTCAAAGACCCTAAAGCAGAAACAAAACATACTAAAGATATCCTTGGTTAAATAGCCAAAATACAGAAACTCGATGTCTTTAACTCTACTACAAAACCCCCAGGATTTCTGAAGATACCAGCAGCGCCATCAAGCTTCAGTCTGCTCCCTCAAGCGACGGATTGTGCTCCTGACAGTGACCGCACTAGCAGTGCTGCAAATACATATTACAGCATTAGCATCAGAAAATACAACGATAACAGGCTTTTAGAATGAAAAGGTGCAAGCAACGATAACGTACTTCATTGTGTAGGCGCCGCCAGCCTTGACCTTCCCGCAGTCCTTGCATCCCCAAATTCCAACTGCTTTCCTCTTCACTGCGAACTGGTAATAATACGAACCAATAGATTTAGTTGAGACAAATGAATATGCATTTCCTTTTCTGAAGGAATACATGCCTACAGCAACCATGTAGAAAAACAAATGTGACAACTGAAGATTAGCAAAACAGACGGGAACATATTTAAGGAAGCTTCTTTCATGTGCTCCATGTATTCTAAAGTTCAAGAAGGCTGTTCGTGCAAATGACAATGCACAACAACAAACATGCTTGCCAAAATGAAAATGCCAGAAACATAGAAATGACAAAACGAAGTTAGACATAACTGCTTGCCAAAAGATGATACAATGGGTTAATGGATAGAGATACTACAAGTATGAGACCATATATTACAATCAATCATCAGTCAGTACTTCAATAACACTAGTAAACTATATCAGTTCAATGGGTTAATGGATAGAGATACTACAAGTATGAGACCATATATTACAATCAATCATCAGTCAGTACTTCAATAACACTAGTAAACTATATCAGTTCAATGGGTTAATGGATAGAGATACTACAAGTATGAGACCATATATTACAATCAATCATCACTCAGTACTTCTATAACACTAGTAAACTATATCAGTTCATAGAGAGCAGAAAGCATTCACACAAATGCATAACCAGGTAGATGAAGAGACATACCTTCCCACAGAATTCACAGAAGTACTTAGAGTGCTGAGACACCTCCATCTTCTTGATCTGCTTACGCAAACTGGCACCATACCTAGTACCTAGAACGTTACGGTTGCTTAGTTTCAGAAACTATCAGAGACAGATGAAGTGAAATGTAATAAGTTTATACCATATTTGCCAACAATTCCGGCCTTCTTGGTGCGCTTCGTCTGAGTAGACAATGTAAGACAGCAAATTACACAACAGCTTAATAAAAAAGAACAGTATGATAGGTGCAAGTGATACTGGCTAGTAACGTCTAAATTTAAAACAGAATACACAAGACTTATAGGCAACAAGAGGAACATATAACCTCAAAATATTGCAGTGAAATAACATTGCAGGCCTCCTGGAACTAGTGTAGATATAGGAAACAATTTCATTTGCTACAAAACTTTGGTGATGCACACATGATTTTGGTACATCATTAGTTGGGCTACATTGTTTAACAAACGTACCAATACCAATGGTTCCCTTTTCAGATTTTGTTTGCAAAATATGGTCACAAACCAGCACCAAAAATCACGTCATTTACCTCCATcagggtcacatattttgactTAGGCTAACATTTAGTATACTGAGTAAGCCTCGCTGTGCAAACCTTAACATCAAGTAAACTCCTAAAACAATAGGATAGATGATGATGAAGTTCTGAGTAGTGCTACAGGCTAACTTCAATTTAGTGGGTCTGTGAGAGCTCTGAACATGAACAAGTCAACATCCACCACGTATCATGCCCAATTCCCTGGGAAATACCTCCAATCCGGTCAGTAATGTTCTTTGAATTCTAAGCACAAATCCTCAATACCGACAATATGGGGTAGATGGCTAACACAATCTTCCCCTTGAGCAGAAGCTAGCTTTCCCACAACTAATGCAATTTTTGTCCCCCTGAGGGCCTGCTTGGATACTAGTAAGCATTCTACACACCTAATTTTCATCAAACTGAACACGTCGATTGGCCCGAAGCAAGTTCGCATACACGAAGCACAACTCAGGGGGTTAACAAAGATTAGAGAAAAGGGAAGTCGAGAAACATATGACATAAAATTAGTTACGGATGTAGGACCTGCAAACACTTCGATTTCACGAGATATGTCCCAAGAGATAtatcaaacaaacaagaatTCGCTTGATACGCCCTATGACATCGAAACGTGGCAATATCGCCCAGATCTACGAAAACCAACTGCGAAGGAAGAATGGGCGAGGGGAACAAGGGCCGTACCATCTCGGCGGTGGGTAGCGGGAGGCGTCTGCTGCGGCGTAGACGGCGAGATGGCGGCGCGAGTGCGAGGGCTCGGGTGGGAGGCGCTAGAGCGACTTTATATACCGCAGGTTAGGGTTTCGGGTGGAAGTGTGACTTGGGCTGTTGGGCTATTAGATGGGCTTACCGGACGGTTTGGGCTCGGGAAAAgtgtttttgtttcctttttccctCTAAACAAAGTAGcattcgctaaaaaaaaaaaagtagcagTTCAAGAAGAACTCATCTGGCCCAGATCTTTTGTCTCGAAAAAAAATGCCAACATTCTGTACCAATGCAGGTTGATATGCGGGAAaagtcaaaagtcaaaaaccTTGGATATCAAGCAAAGAGAACACAACATGGTGGTCTGCATGAAGAAGTGCGACATATCTAGTGAAACTCACGTACGGTACACAATATTATTCTAACTAGGACCAAAGGTGAAAATCCCACCGACCACTTTAACACACTTTTGCACATAACACATCCTCCCCACCATTGAGTTTAAATTGTTGGCGTGACCTCCTTTGATCAGAAAGTTGCGTGTTTGATCCAATGGGCTACAAGAATAGTTTACAAATTTGTACGGAATGTCTTTTTTCGATGGATATGTTGCCATGAGGATGGAGATATTCAAGCGGACACCTGGAATGGGAAGTACGCAAACCATGTAGGGTTCTTTTAGTTGCACGACCACCACCACGTGTACAGACCATGTTTTTGGCCTGGTTAACTAAGGTCCGAATTTTCATATGGAACAACGACCGTCAAGACAATGGGTCAACTGGTAAAGACCACAAGGAAATGGAAGTGAAATTGGACTATATGGCGTAAGAATGCTCGGGCTCACAACGAGAACTGGCCCGGGTGGGTGGTGTAGAGAGATCAATCGAATGGGTCGCGACAATAGGATCGTCAGATTGGTCAGTGGACAAATAGATGGTATGAGACTAAGAGAGCTCGAAGTAGttatgttttgttgttgttgtttttgtgcGCAAGTTGCTCTTGATAATAACATGAAACAAAAGATTTAGGAAATGGTAGcaggctttttttttgtccccTGTTTTTTTTGGACGTGTgaaatgaaaaagaagaaaacgacCAATATGACACCTCGCTTTATTTTTATTCCCCCTCCAccacctttttccttttctaggCAAGTGGAGCATCACATAAAATAAAGTGCTTCTCCTTGTACGTGTCAACTAGTAACCAGTATACTAGATGTCCTtcttaagaaaaagaaaaaagaaaaaaaataaggcgGCCTTTACGACGGATGAGTGTGGTACTGTTGCACCTTTTCATTTCTCCTTATGTCTAGAGAtagagaagaaaaatatatagtttCTTCATTCGATATTGAGTGaatcaaatttacccaaatatgaatatatatcCCTAAAACGAGTCTAGATACTTGTAGTATctcatcacttaatatgggacggagtagTACTACATATGCATGAAGGTCCGGTGCCCGTGGAGAAACACACGTCATTGCTTACCTTAGCAGGCCCTAGGCTCCTACTTTGGCGCCCACGAGCCTGAGCCGGTACAAGTGTGCCCGCCAAGAAGCATCCTCAGGACTGCGCGACTGCGGTGTGACGATCGTCGTAGAGGACTGCAGGCTGGGGTGCGTCAGGCTCGCCTTTACCTTTTGACCAGCTAGCTTCCATCCCGCTCTAAGGCTATCACCATTTTGGCCAGACAGGGCCAAAAGCTTCTCTGCGCCTCGGACCGGGTACAGATCACTTTGGACAGAGCCACAAAGCAGGTGGGCAGTTTCATATTCGTTTTGTAGCGATGATGTTCTCCTGCAGCAGCATGCTCGGCGCGTGCCCTTGTCCGCCACTGTGGTGTCTTCTTggactataaaaggaggccATTGACTTTCACCCAAAAAAGGTTGGCATTAGAGTTAGGCTAGGCATAGAGAGCTCGAggtaggagaagggttggggttccggccgccggagaagagCAGTGTcgacttctccctcctccccgggcTACCGTAATATAGTCTAGAACTCGCCCCTCCGGCCACTCCTTGTAATCTTTCTTGATCCATCCACCATAGTCAATACAAACTGAAAGCAAGACGTAGAGTGTTGCACCTCCGGGTGGTCCGAATCTAAGTAAACGATCGGAGTTGAAGTCCTACCGGTGAAGTTCGGGATGCTTCTCGTGCCACTCCACTTAAACAAAAAAGGGGTGCTCGCATTTCCGGTGTCCGTGCTCGCACACACGACAGTACTATACGAGGAACAAAGATATAACTTACTGAATATAATAAATGACTAaacttttttgaaaaacacgCCTATAGTAGAAACAGATTTTATTCAAATAAAGAGCAGATATTCATaggcttttttttagaaacagatACTCCTCACGTTGGAGGGCTGAAAAGAGACTAAAAAGCGTAACCTCTTCTGTTCCGTCCGGCCAGCATTCTCATCCCCTGTGAGCCCAAGCACCCCCAATCATCGTGTACACCGACACTACTCCTGTTTGGTGCAGATCAGATTAGTTGTTCAAATAAAGAAAAACTCTTCGCCTTAAGTCTTACTCCGTACTAGCATGGTGTCTAGGTTTTTTGGTTGTCAGTAACGTAAACACCAAACCAAGAGTAGTCGTTTGAcatttccatttttctttttcttcaaatttcttagcattttgcatttttttggaTGCGTATTACAATCTCGTCCCGAGTGCATTGTTAGTTCGTTTTCACGTGTTAGAGACAGTCGACCACCAATCTTTGcttgcttctttcttcttaAACGATACGCTAcgctttgtttttttgttattaCACTCTGGAATTTGACCGAAGTGAAATGCTATGATTAACTACTCCTGacgcctctcttttttttcgaaacctGATATCTCCTTTTTTGAGTTGAAGAGAAAAAGGCAAGGCCTATAGTGAAAGGCTACAAATATTCGGCCGCATTAGGCGAAGCGGCTTTGCCTTGCTTTGTTTGCCCCCCACTAGATTTCAGGAGCCCGCTTCGGCCGCGTCGCTGCTCCGCCCCCACAACGCGCAACCCCTTCCCACCCGTCCGATCGCGCACGACCCCCCAACGTGGCCGCGCCCCCCGCCGTATAACCACACGCGGCCCCGCCCACGCCTCCTTTCCtcctccggcagcggcggccggagcagcctagggttccggcgagcccCTGGCCCGATTCCCCGGTCGAGCTGGAGGACACGCGTAGCACCGGCTTCTTCTGCGGCGACCTGTGGTGCGGCCTCATGGAGCCCAAAGGCGCGCCGGGACACAACCGTATCCTTCTCGCCTCCAAACCTACTATTCGCTTCCTTGTCCATCAGCCATGCACCGAGTTGTGGATCTGAtggatgttttttcttttgtgtgttTCCCTGCTTCTTCTATGCGTTTGTTTCATTGTTTGTTATTGGAACTTGGAAATTTGTCGTTGTTCTTAGACTGTTTTGCTATTTGAGTGCCGGTGAGTTTGGTGGTTCCGTTGCTATCTAACTCCATTGTCCCTCTTTGATCCATGACGGATACTATGTGCTCCTAGTTTTGCCTTCTCTGATCAGACTTCTGGATTTTCGTTTGGACTTTGTCTAGTTTAGTACTGCTAGTTTTATCTTTTCTGTTTCGGCGATGCGTGGGTTCTACTCAACCCAATTACTCATTTTTacaattgtttttgtttcacaAGCATTCTTTTCCTGCTTTTTGTTGCTGCAAAAGAAGCGTTGGTTTTGATCCAGCTTTATTAGGGGAAAGAAAGCGACTTTTGATCCATTCGTGCTGCGTCAGGTCACGGTTTCCAAAACTATATGGATTACGTTGCTGAATTATGGTTGAGTGTGTAGGATTTCATGAAAAGTCCGATCCATTCAATCGTTCATTGACATAATTGAGTTTTGCCGCCCTACCATGGCAGGTGTCTGCAATTTTATATTCAGAACTGGAATTATTAGGTGCCCCTCATATGTCTGGTTTAAAAGGATGGTGAGAGCTGAGCCAACTCCCATTTATTCAGACAGCTACACCAATAATATGATGTGtgccctgcaaaaaaaataaaaaatgacgTGTGCACTCAAGGATTCG
The Brachypodium distachyon strain Bd21 chromosome 2, Brachypodium_distachyon_v3.0, whole genome shotgun sequence genome window above contains:
- the LOC100838292 gene encoding 60S ribosomal protein L37a-1, which codes for MTKRTKKAGIVGKYGTRYGASLRKQIKKMEVSQHSKYFCEFCGKFAVKRKAVGIWGCKDCGKVKAGGAYTMNTASAVTVRSTIRRLREQTEA